In one Saimiri boliviensis isolate mSaiBol1 chromosome 21, mSaiBol1.pri, whole genome shotgun sequence genomic region, the following are encoded:
- the ZNF280B gene encoding zinc finger protein 280B: MEQSCDEEKEPEPQKNIKETKQVDDKDAELIFVGVEHVNEDAELIFVGVTSNSKPVVSNILNRVTPGSWSRRRKYGHLRKDTAHKLQPTSHETLTSEAVTILPASQLESRSADSPIIIEPLSKPDYKNSSPQVVPNSSSELPSPLITFTGSLHHPVSAALSVGGINENPCVSKRLSTSEVNSINHKRSKLRDGIMEGYSSASSPSDTFHTVNTVSTQQSTPSNNVHTSLSHVPNGAPFPEAFPKDNIHFKPININIDRENELAKTDILSLASQNKTLDPKKENPVMLLSDFYYGQHKGDGQPEQKTHTTFKCLSCLKVLKNVKFMNHVKHHLEFEKQRNDSWENHTTCQHCQRQFPTPFQLQCHIEIVHTAQEPSTVCKICELSFETDQVLLQHMKDHHKPGEMPYVCHVCHYRSSFFADVETHFRTCHENTKNLLCPFCLKIFKTATPYMCHYRGHWGKNVHQCSKCRLQFLTFKEKMEHKTQCHQTFKKPKQLEGLPPETKVIIQVSLEPLQPGSVEVAPITVSTSDSEPSLPTSKSKISKKFH; this comes from the coding sequence atggagCAATCATGTGATGAAGAAAAAGAGCCTGAACCacaaaagaacataaaagaaaccaaacaagTAGATGACAAAGACGCCGAGCTCATCTTTGTTGGTGTGGAACATGTAAATGAAGATGCTGAGCTAATCTTTGTTGGGGTGACTTCAAATTCAAAACCAGTCGTTTCAAACATTTTGAACAGAGTCACCCCGGGTTCATGGTCAAGGAGAAGAAAGTATGGTCACCTTAGAAAAGATACTGCTCACAAATTGCAGCCTACAAGTCATGAGACCCTTACATCAGAAGCAGTGACTATCTTGCCGGCTTCCCAACTTGAATCAAGATCGGCAGATAGTCCTATTATTATTGAGCCTTTGTCTAAACctgattataaaaatagttcACCACAAGTTGTGCCTAATAGCTCTTCAGAACTACCTTCTCCTTTGATTACATTCACAGGTTCATTGCATCATCCAGTAAGTGCAGCACTTTCAGTAGGAGGTATAAATGAAAATCCTTGTGTATCAAAGCGACTTTCCACTTCTGAAGTAAACAGCATAAATCACAAAAGGTCTAAACTCAGGGATGGAATTATGGAAGGATATTCTTCAGCTTCATCCCCTTCAGATACCTTTCATACAGTGAATACAGTAAGTACTCAGCAAAGTACACCCTCAAACAATGTGCATACCTCATTAAGCCATGTTCCGAATGGAGCACCTTTTCCAGAAGCTTTTCCAAAGGACAATATCCATTTCAAgcctataaatataaatattgataGGGAAAATGAATTGGCAAAAACAGACATTTTGAGTCTAGCAAGTCAAAACAAGACCCTTGATCCCAAGAAAGAAAATCCGGTCATGTTACTTAGTGACTTTTACTATGGACAGCATAAAGGAGATGGGCAACCAGAACAGAAGACTCACACCACCTTTAAATGCCTCAGTTGCTTGAAAGTTCTGAAAAATGTTAAGTTTATGAATCACGTGAAGCATCATTTGGAATTTGAGAAGCAGAGGAATGACAGCTGGGAAAACCACACCACCTGCCAGCACTGCCAACGGCAGTTTCCCACTCCCTTTCAGCTCCAGTGTCATATCGAAATTGTCCACACTGCCCAGGAGCCCTCTACTGTCTGTAAGATCTGTGAATTGTCATTTGAAACAGATCAAGTCCTTTTACAACACATGAAGGACCATCATAAGCCTGGTGAAATGCCCTACGTGTGCCACGTTTGCCATTACAGATCGTCGTTCTTTGCTGATGTGGAAACACATTTTAGAACATGCCatgaaaacacaaagaatttGCTTTGTCCCTTTTGTCTCaaaattttcaaaactgcaacACCATACATGTGTCATTATAGGGGCCATTGGGGAAAGAATGTACATCAGTGTTCTAAGTGCCGACTACAGTTTTTAACTTTCAAGGAGAAAATGGAGCACAAGACCCAGTGTCATCAAACGTTTAAGAAGCCTAAACAACTAGAAGGATTACCTCCTGAAACAAAAGTTATTATTCAAGTGTCGCTGGAACCTCTTCAACCAGGATCAGTGGAAGTAGCACCCATAACTGTGAGCACATCTGACTCCGAACCATCACTCCCCacttctaaaagcaaaatttcaaaaaagtttCATTAA
- the ZNF280A gene encoding zinc finger protein 280A: MGDIFLCQEAESLQKNLRESKQRDKDDEDPELIFVGMEHADKHAEILFVGVISNSKPVISNILNRVTPGSNSRRKKGRFCQERAHMSQPANHVTSVAKAMMPVSPSEERSTESPVTMESSSEPGCEMSSPPQVVSPNSSDSLPPGTQCLVGAVVSGEGRNENSPDSKLLSTSDIDSRNPKRVKLRDGIPGVHSLAIVPSANSPIISTDAPSQGVCNSSNHVQNGVTFPWAAPNERAHFNLRNLERPNDFDGLVITDVSGLASQKKTFDPKKENLIMLLNDFYYGQHKGDGQPEQKTLTTFKCLSCLKTLKNVKFMNHVKHHLEFEKQRNDSWKNHTTCQHCHRKFPTHFRLQCHVDSVHVAQGLSAVCKICELSFKTDQVLLQHMKDRHKPGEMPYVCHVCHYRSSFFADVETHFRTCHENTKNLLCPFCLKIFKTATPYMNHCWRHSTKRVRQCSKCRLQFLTLKEETEHKTKNHHTFKKPEQLQGLPRETKVIIQTSVQPGSSDVASIIVSNVTGDNPQLSLVKKKKMTMNTRESRIPCSNDSS, translated from the coding sequence atggGAGACATCTTTTTGTGTCAGGAAGCAGAATCACTGCAGAAGAATTTGAGAGAATCCAAACAGAGGGACAAGGATGATGAAGACCCAGAGCTGATCTTCGTTGGGATGGAGCATGCAGATAAACACGCCGAAATTCTCTTTGTTGGGGTGATTTCAAATTCAAAACCAGtcatttcaaacattttgaaCAGAGTCACCCCAGGCtcaaattcaagaagaaaaaaaggccgTTTCTGTCAAGAACGTGCTCACATGTCACAGCCTGCCAATCATGTGACTTCTGTGGCAAAGGCCATGATGCCGGTTTCTCCATCTGAGGAAAGATCAACAGAGAGTCCTGTCACTATGGAGTCTTCATCTGAACCTGGTTGTGAAATGAGCTCACCACCACAAGTTGTCTCTCCCAATTCCTCAGATTCACTCCCACCAGGGACTCAGTGTCTAGTCGGAGCTGTGGTCTCTGGAGAAGGCAGAAATGAGAATTCTCCTGATTCAAAGCTACTTTCCACTTCAGATATAGACAGCAGAAATCCCAAAAGGGTTAAACTCAGGGATGGAATCCCAGGGGTACATTCTTTAGCTATAGTCCCTTCAGCTAACTCTCCTATTATAAGCACAGATGCACCCTCACAGGGGGTCTGCAACTCATCAAACCATGTTCAGAATGGAGTAACATTTCCTTGGGCTGCTCCTAACGAAAGGGCACATTTCAATCTTAGGAATCTTGAGAGGCCAAATGACTTTGATGGCCTGGTAATAACAGACGTTTCAGGTCTAGCAAGTCAAAAGAAGACCTTTGATcccaagaaagaaaatctgatcATGTTACTTAATGACTTTTACTATGGACAGCATAAAGGAGATGGGCAGCCGGAACAGAAGACTCTCACCACCTTTAAATGCCTCAGCTGCTTGAAAACTCTAAAAAATGTTAAGTTCATGAATCATGTGAAGCATCATTTGGAGTTTGAGAAGCAGAGGAACGACAGCTGGAAAAACCACACCACCTGCCAGCACTGCCACCGGAAGTTTCCCACTCACTTCCGGCTACAGTGTCACGTTGACAGTGTGCACGTCGCCCAGGGGCTCTCTGCTGTCTGTAAGATCTGTGAATTGTCATTCAAAACAGATCAGGTCCTCTTACAACACATGAAGGACCGTCATAAGCCTGGCGAAATGCCCTACGTGTGCCACGTTTGCCATTACAGATCGTCGTTCTTTGCTGATGTGGAAACACATTTCAGAACATGCCatgaaaacacaaagaatttGCTTTGTCCCTTTTGTCTCaaaattttcaaaactgcaacACCATACATGAATCATTGTTGGAGGCATAGCACGAAGAGAGTCCGTCAGTGTTCCAAGTGCCGGCTGCAGTTTTTGACGTTGAAGGAGGAAACAGAGCACAAAACCAAGAACCATCACACATTTAAAAAGCCAGAGCAACTGCAAGGGTTGCCTCGTGAAACAAAAGTTATTATTCAAACCTCAGTTcagccaggctcaagtgatgtgGCTTCCATTATTGTGAGCAATGTTACAGGTGACAACCCTCAGCTGtcacttgtaaaaaaaaaaaagatgactatgAACACTAGAGAGTCCAGAATTCCTTGCAGCAACGATTCTAGCTGA